The following coding sequences are from one Paenibacillus tundrae window:
- a CDS encoding DUF1641 domain-containing protein — protein MSQSPTQQEVPVTEGADVSQRQSLDVLDQLMKPEVQESLTVLVENLPKLAEMVTAMTKAYDFAQSVATDKVLISDTMSAMGEFAKPVVDKAKGVASAAIEANDRAQTEQTSVGLFAMLKMLKDPNVQQTLRFAQSFLSVLNERQQQQR, from the coding sequence ATGTCACAATCGCCTACTCAACAAGAGGTGCCGGTTACAGAAGGTGCCGACGTTTCCCAACGCCAGTCCTTGGATGTACTGGATCAACTGATGAAGCCTGAGGTACAGGAGTCTTTGACCGTTCTGGTGGAGAACCTGCCTAAATTGGCTGAAATGGTTACTGCAATGACGAAAGCTTATGACTTTGCACAAAGCGTAGCTACAGACAAAGTTCTGATCAGCGACACAATGAGTGCAATGGGTGAATTCGCTAAGCCTGTTGTAGACAAAGCTAAAGGTGTAGCTTCCGCTGCAATCGAAGCAAATGATCGTGCGCAAACAGAGCAAACTTCGGTTGGCTTGTTCGCTATGCTCAAAATGCTTAAAGATCCAAACGTACAACAAACGCTTCGTTTTGCTCAATCATTCTTGAGTGTCCTGAACGAGCGTCAACAACAGCAACGTTAA